In Microbacterium sp. ABRD28, the genomic stretch TCCGGTTTCGACGGACAGGTCGGCTACGCCGCCGCGATGAGCCTGGTGCTGTTCGTCTTCACCATCGGCCTGACCGTCGCGCTGCAGAAGCTCAGTAGGGAGAACGCGGAAGCATGACCGTCATCGAATCCGCAGACGCCGTCCGCAGCGTCGCCGCCCCGCTGACGGCCGCCGAGCGCGCAGAGCTCCGACGCCGACGCCCCCTCGGCGTCGGGGGAGTCATCCGCCGGGTGGCGCACTACGTCGTCCTCGTCCTCGTGCTGGTGCTGCTCGTCGGGCCTTTCCTCTACACGCTCGGAACGGCCCTGAAAGGCGAGGGGGACAGTGTGTTCTCCTACCCGCCCTACTTCCTGCCGCGCGACCCGACATTGGAGAACTTCGCCAAGGTCGCCGACGTGATCCCGGTCTGGACCTTCATCGGCAACTCGTTGATCGTCGCCTCGGCCTCCACCGTGACCAACATCGCCTTCGGGTCGCTGGCCGGCTTCGCCCTGGCCCGCCTGCGCTTCCGCGGTAACACCGCGGCATACCTGACCTTCCTGGCCACGCTCGTCATCCCGTTCGAGGTCATCTTCATCTCGGTCTTCCTCACCGCCCGCCAGCTCGGACTCGTCGACACGCTGCTGGGGGTCATCCTGCCCTCCGCCGTCACGGGATTCTCGATCCTGCTCTTCCGGTCGGCCTTCCTGTCCCTTCCGCGCGCCATCGATGAGGCCGCGGTCCTGGATGGCGCGTCGGAGTTCCAGCGCTACTGGCGCGTCGCA encodes the following:
- a CDS encoding carbohydrate ABC transporter permease → MTVIESADAVRSVAAPLTAAERAELRRRRPLGVGGVIRRVAHYVVLVLVLVLLVGPFLYTLGTALKGEGDSVFSYPPYFLPRDPTLENFAKVADVIPVWTFIGNSLIVASASTVTNIAFGSLAGFALARLRFRGNTAAYLTFLATLVIPFEVIFISVFLTARQLGLVDTLLGVILPSAVTGFSILLFRSAFLSLPRAIDEAAVLDGASEFQRYWRVALPSVKGTMAVVGIFSFMFAWDDFLWPQIVLTSQDNYTLTVGLQFLAGAFADDQKVVAAGTMIAVIPLIIAFFFAQKWFFRGAGEGAVKG